A window of the Henckelia pumila isolate YLH828 chromosome 3, ASM3356847v2, whole genome shotgun sequence genome harbors these coding sequences:
- the LOC140891365 gene encoding exosome complex component RRP41-like codes for MSGKPSSTAVTYSPSLTNFRKKKTLNIAGSDWVRSDGRRIHQCRPAFLRTGAVSSASGSAYAEFGNTKVIVSVFGPRESKKAMLYSDMGRLNCNVSYTTFATPIRGQAHETKDLSSTLHKALEGAIILKSFPKTTVDVFALVLESGGSDLPVVISCASLALADAGIMLYDMVTSVSVSLFGKDFLIDPISDEESYRDGTLMITFMPSRNEVTQMTVTGEWSTPKIHEAMQLCLDACSKLGKIMRYCLKDAASGTLD; via the exons ATGTCAGGAAAGCCAAGCTCTACGGCGGTGACGTATTCGCCGTCGCTGACGAATTTTAGGAAGAAGAAGACCTTGAATATCGCGGGTTCTGATTGGGTACGTTCCGACGGCCGCCGCATCCACCAGTGCCGCCCTGCAT TTCTAAGGACCGGTGCGGTGAGTTCTGCCTCGGGGTCTGCTTATGCAGAGTTTGGAAACACAAAGGTCATTGTATCTGT ATTTGGCCCTAGAGAAAGTAAGAAAGCAATGCTGTACAGTGACATGGGGAGACTGAATTGTAATGTCAGCTATACTACTTTTGCTACACCCATTCGTGGCCAG GCACATGAGACTAAAGATCTGTCGTCAACACTCCACAAAGCTCTCGAGGGTGCTATTATACTGAAATCTTTCCCCAAGACAACTGTTGATGTTTTTGCGTTGGTCTTGGAATCCGGAGGAA GCGATCTCCCAGTAGTAATATCGTGTGCCAGTCTTGCTCTAGCAGATGCCGGCATCATGTTATATGACATGGTTACCTCTGTATCAGTG TCATTATTTGGGAAGGACTTTCTTATCGACCCCATTTCAGACGAGGAAAGTTACCGAGATGGCACTCTAATGATTACATTTATGCCATCGCGTAATGAGGTTACTCAAATGACTGTCACAGGAGAATGGTCGACACCAAAGATCCACGAG GCAATGCAGTTATGCCTTGATGCTTGCTCCAAGCTAGGGAAGATAATGAGGTATTGTCTAAAGGATGCTGCTTCTGGTAC